One window of the Salvia miltiorrhiza cultivar Shanhuang (shh) chromosome 6, IMPLAD_Smil_shh, whole genome shotgun sequence genome contains the following:
- the LOC130989337 gene encoding dirigent protein 21-like, giving the protein MKFFARKKMNSTAAKEKVVKLHFYVQDLRIGHVSATVCEVATGSITADSPYDFGSVHVLDDLVTAGPEIDSSPVGRMQGLTTNADLSTYGVAMNLNFYLTAGKFAGSTLSILGRNQVMDEARELPVVGGTGTFRFTRGYAIQKTYSIDFAANYAVLEYTIYATYDTKIGESDDDVVVAEF; this is encoded by the coding sequence atgaaattttttgcaagaaaaaaaatgaatagtaCCGCGGCAAAAGAAAAGGTGGTGAAGCTTCATTTCTACGTCCAAGATCTCCGGATCGGCCACGTCAGCGCAACCGTGTGCGAGGTCGCGACTGGTTCCATCACCGCGGACTCTCCATATGACTTTGGCAGCGTCCACGTCCTCGATGACCTGGTCACGGCGGGGCCGGAGATCGACTCCAGCCCCGTCGGCCGCATGCAGGGGTTGACCACCAACGCCGATCTCTCGACGTACGGTGTCGCGATGAACCTCAACTTCTACCTCACGGCGGGGAAGTTTGCCGGCAGCACGCTCAGCATCCTTGGCCGAAACCAGGTGATGGATGAGGCGCGGGAGCTGCCGGTGGTTGGTGGCACCGGCACGTTCCGATTCACGCGCGGGTACGCGATTCAAAAGACCTACTCGATCGATTTTGCGGCGAACTACGCCGTGTTGGAATACACCATCTACGCCACCTACGACACCAAGATCGGCGAGAGCGACGATGATGTTGTGGTTGCTGAATTTTGA